From Asterias amurensis chromosome 3, ASM3211899v1, a single genomic window includes:
- the LOC139934473 gene encoding protein FAN-like, with translation MAFLSEVPLQKERFSLLLLEPGEIYFEDFSVFFYPSVESDEEAIRRKVRGRLKICSKCIVFDPQEISHPVVKFPLRECILIEKWTGPLLSRLGGRGDMIAIQSKQTIEMKANNIIGSYEFKKKTETHRFSLNYITPDDVLQIMCQLQRATTLPLADEASMIAAIVYSSYNRIKFNTSWLETLYEQIIMETVGDHIKPLVVNPGRIMLTSSRLYFQPFNNVEPVPVIKIKLSDIKRLIKRRFLLREVGLEIFCSESSFKSDMFLVLSKPEDRNKLYNNILDQEGVCLKESGQENMTLLWQNGAISNFDYLLYLNSQADRSFNDLTQYPVFPWVIADYTSETLDLTNPKTFRDLTKPVGALSPKRLQRFQERLKDMPEPKFLYGSHYSTPGYVLFYLLRVAPDYALCLQSGKFDQPDRLFKSIAETWNNVLHLQSDVKELIPEFYQPEMADFLINRTGLNLGIQQDGSKVNRVELPPWAEDEVDFCRKCREALECDYVSQNLHHWIDLIFGYKQRGPEAEKADNLFYYLTYEGAVDLDSIKDLNERASVKVQIMEFGQTPKQLLTKPHPSRFASALPVARHSNNSSPVPVSSVAHDDVNGTGCSDSPRSDSDTQLTDDNTLQPEEDTASAILKKASQPAFQWDHMDKLQQSFQHRLHKDTVKAVQVSNDGKLVFSVSQDTNLKLYSTEEQQQRRSISISSMPLSSLCAMPDGKTVLVGSWDNSLYLYSIEYGRIMDKLMAHDDAVSALCLQDGVLVTASWDSTVKVWTVEDLCKEGNGVVRLNNAQMTAELDHETGVSCLDVSSDNSLVLSGTRDGTVYVWELATQSILRYSMSHTGMVHDVKFSPDGQKVLSVGEDHYMRVVDVGTGTEVFAKDTDQEEIRCVCWRENTVLAGSSSGNLLVWDMVKAQLTARIPGHEGAISCVQSTSDGHTIVTGGADKKVIVWKVR, from the exons ATGGCGTTTCTCAGTGAAGTTCCGCTCCAGAAAGAACG GTTCTCACTGCTGCTTCTGGAGCCTGGAGAAATCTACTTTGAAGATTTCAGCGTTTTCTTTTATCCATCGGTAGAATCAGATGAAGAGGCCATTAGAAG aaAAGTGCGAGGGAGGTTAAAGATCTGTTCGAAATGCATCGTCTTTGATCCTCAAGAAATCTCACATCCAGTTGTTAAG TTTCCATTGAGGGAATGTATCCTGATAGAGAAATGGACTGGTCCACTTTTGTCAAG GCTTGGCGGCAGAGGAGACATGATTGCCATTCAAAGTAAGCAGACGATAGAAATGAAGGCAAATAACATCATTGGATCCTATGAGTTCAAAAAG AAAACCGAAACTCACAGGTTCTCATTGAACTACATCACCCCTGATGATGTACTCCAAATCATGTGTCAGTTGCAGAGAGCGACAACCCTACCCCTGGCAGATGAGGCATCAATG ATTGCGGCTATTGTGTACTCCAGTTACAACCGAATCAAGTTTAACACCAGCTGGCTAGAGACACTGTATGAGCAGATCATCATGGAGACGGTTGGGGATCACATCAAGCCGCTCGTGGTCAACCCCGGTCGCATCATGCTGACCTCGTCAAGGCTGTACTTTCAGCCATTCAATAATGTAGAACCA GTACCTGTAATTAAGATCAAGTTGTCTGATATTAAGAGGCTCATCAAGAGACGGTTCCTACTCAGGGAAGTG ggccttgaaatattttgttcggAGTCTTCGTTCAAGTCGGACATGTTCTTGGTGCTTTCCAAACCAGAAGACAGGAACAAACTTTATAATAACATACTAGACCAAGAAG GTGTTTGTCTGAAGGAGTCGGGTCAGGAGAATATGACGCTACTTTGGCAGAATGGAGCCATCTCAAACTTTGATTATTTGCTGTACCTTAACAG CCAGGCTGACCGGAGCTTCAATGACCTGACACAGTACCCCGTCTTCCCGTGGGTCATCGCTGACTACACCAGCGAGACGTTGGACCTGACTAATCCCAAGACATTCCGAGATCTGACCAAACCAGTAGGGGCTCTAAGCCCTAAGAGATTACAGAGATTTCAG gaACGGTTAAAAGACATGCCTGAGCCAAAATTCCTGTATGGTTCCCATTACTCTACTCCTGGATACGTGTTGTTCTATCTGCTGAGAGTGGCGCCTGACTATGCCCTTTGTCTTCAGAGTGGGAAGTTTGACCAACCAGACAGACTCTTTAaaag TATTGCAGAAACATGGAACAATGTGTTACACCTCCAGTCTGACGTCAAGGAGCTCATTCCAGAGTTCTATCAGCCAGAAATGGCCGACTTTCTCATCAACCGCACAGGGCTGAATTTAGGCATCCAGCAAgatgggtcaaaggtcaacagaGTTGAGCTCCCACCATGGGCAGAAG ATGAGGTTGATTTTTGTCGGAAGTGTCGGGAGGCGTTGGAGTGCGATTACGTCTCGCAGAATCTCCACCATTGGATTGATCTGATCTTTGGCTACAAGCAACGAGGGCCAGAGGCTGAGAAAGCGGATAATT TGTTTTATTATCTGACATACGAGGGCGCTGTTGACCTTGATAGTATTAAGGATCTCAACGAGAGAGCGTCGGTCAAGGTACAGATAATGGAATTCGGACAGACACCAAAGCAACTCCTTACAAAGCCACACCCAAGCAG ATTTGCCTCTGCCTTGCCAGTAGCGAGACATTCCAATAACAGCAGTCCGGTTCCGGTATCGTCAGTAGCTCATGATGATGTCAATGGTACGGGATGCAGTGATAGTCCGAGGTCAGACAGTGATACCCAACTGACAGACGACAACACACTGCAACCTGAAGAAGACACAG CTAGTGCCATACTGAAGAAAGCGTCCCAGCCAGCATTCCAATGGGACCACATGGATAAGCTGCAGCAAAGTTTCCAGCACAGACTGCATAAAGA CACTGTTAAGGCTGTCCAAGTTTCCAACGATGGAAAACTGGTCTTCTCTGTTTCCCAAG ATACCAATCTGAAGTTGTACTCAACTGAAGAGCAGCAGCAGAGACGTAGTATCAGTATTTCCTCCATGCCTCTCTCATCACTCTGTGCAATGCCGGATGGCAAGACGGTCCTTGTAGGATCCTGGGATAACTCACT ATATCTTTACTCCATCGAGTACGGACGCATCATGGATAAACTCATGGCCCACGACGACGCCGTGTCGGCGTTGTGCTTACAAGACGGCGTGTTAGTTACCGCGTCCTGGGACTCCACGGTCAAGGTGTGGACGGTGGAGGATCTGTGCAAGGAGGGCAACGGAGTGGTCAGATTGAACAATGCACAGATGACGGCTGAGCTAGATCATGAAACGGGG GTGAGTTGCTTGGATGTGAGTAGCGATAACTCACTGGTGCTATCAGGGACTCGCGACGGTACGGTATACGTCTGGGAACTTGCCACTCAGTCGATACTCAGATACAGTATGAGCCATACGGGAATGGTACATGACGTCAAATTCAGTCCAG ATGGCCAAAAGGTCTTGTCAGTTGGAGAGGATCACTACATGAGAGTTGTCGACGTCGGGACGGGGACCGAAGTATTTGCCAAAGACACCGATCAGGAAGAAATCAG ATGTGTGTGTTGGAGAGAGAACACTGTGTTAGCTGGAAGCTCCTCGGGGAATCTACTTGTATGGGACATGGTCAAAGCACAGTTAACTGCAAGAATACCGGGCCATGAAG GTGCTATCAGCTGTGTGCAGTCTACCAGTGATGGACACACCATAGTGACGGGAGGAGCTGATAAAAAGGTCATAGTATGGAAGGTCAGGTGA
- the LOC139934478 gene encoding transcription and mRNA export factor ENY2-like, with protein sequence MDQKWKAKDVQMRATINQKLIETGEKERLKELLRNKLIESGWRDELKAYCKDVVRRKGLDRVTVDELVTEITPKGRELVPDDVKKEMLQRIQAFLAQQASI encoded by the exons ATGGATCAAAAGTGGAAAGCCAAAGATGTCCAGATGCGTGCAACGATTAACCAAAAGCTGATAGAGACCGGAGAGAAGGAAAG GTTGAAAGAATTGCTTCGGAACAAACTAATTGAGAGCGGATGGAGGGACGAACTAAAAGCATATTGCAAAG atGTTGTCAGAAGGAAAGGTTTGGATCGTGTGACGGTGGATGAGTTGGTTACGGAGATAACACCAAAAGGAAGAG AACTGGTACCTGATGATGTGAAGAAGGAAATGTTGCAGAGAATACAGGCATTTCTGGCCCAACAAGCGAGCATCTGA
- the LOC139934479 gene encoding COX assembly mitochondrial protein 2 homolog, whose amino-acid sequence MHPDLSPHLHTEECNLTIRLLLQCHKDNPVSKFMGKCNQQDTELHRCLKKEYLEKLAANKLKTTERRQRMGLLEQS is encoded by the exons ATGCATCCCGATCTGTCACCACACCTACACACTGAAGAGTGTAACCTGACAATACGACTTCTACTACAGTGTCATAAAGAT AACCCAGTCTCAAAATTTATGGGGAAGTGCAACCAGCAAGACACAGAACTTCACAGGTGCTTGAAAAAAGAG TATCTTGAAAAACTGGCTGCCAACAAACTGAAGACAACAGAGAGACGACAAAGAATGGGTCTCCTCGAACAGTCGTGA